DNA from Thunnus maccoyii chromosome 5, fThuMac1.1, whole genome shotgun sequence:
TTGTGTTACTTCTCTGTCTATTACTCTGTAATGTCTACTACTCTGTAATTTTACAAGACAGATGCACACATAACTTCAGAAGAATATCATTACAAATAGATTTGGTATTCTGGCATAAGACGAGAGCAAATGATCTGATCAAACACCTCAAAGCAGTTATTTGTTATTGTAATTTGTATCATTAAGGTCTTGTTGTGTTTACTGTCCCCAAAAGAGCTCCTGAGTGAAGGAGATGTGGAGAATCTGCTGCAGGTGACGGGCTGCTCAGCTGAGCTGCAGAGACCCAGCTGTCCCACCGACTGTCTGTCTGAGCGCTACAGATCCATCACAGGAGAGTGCAACAACAGGTCAGTGTGAGCAGGCCTGTCATGAattgcttctctttttttttcattgtttttttggtaaccgtgtgtctgttgtgtggtCCTGATCAGACAGCACCCCAGATGGGGGGCTGCGAACGTCCCATATTCCCGCTGGCTGCCTCCAGAGTACGAGGACATGTGGGGGACGCCCAGAGGCTGGGACCCAGAGCACACTTACCACAACATCAGCTTGCCTCCAGTAAGAGCCCTGCAGCTGCagcattagcagcagctcacTGTCATCCTCTGTCCTGTCACCTGCAGTAACTCATCTCGTCACTCCTcaccttgtttgtttttgcaggtgCGGCTGGTGTCTCAGGAGGTGCTGTTCACTCATAATGACAATATCTCTCTGGACTCCACTCTGTCCCACCTGCTGGTGGAGTGGGGCCAGTGGATAGACCACGACATGGTGCTGACACCCCAGAGCCCCAGCACAGCGGCCTTCAGGACAGGAGctgactgcacacacacctgcagccGGGACACACCCTGCTTCCCCATACAGGTGTGCTTCCCTGCCAATCAGCTGCTCTCAGTGTGCTTCAGTTTTCTGTCCCTTTCCATAACAGTCCTTCGTCTTCattctacatactgtatatgctacacttcttttttattttataagcatttattaaaattcaaatatgaaatacaatCTCCACTATACTATATAAACTAGACTAAGACACACAATTCTATGGACATTACTTGCAAACTTTATCATTCATTGCCTGTTTGTAAAAATACTTCacagtgctttttgctcatgATCCTTTAACACAAAGTAATGTCTACTTGTGACCAATTGTCACTGGTTGCATATTGTCTCTAGGTTGTAGCCATATCATGCAACAAGCGATTTTTGTTCCCTGTTtaatttaaatgctttttagAGACCTAAAGAAGTGTACCCTTTAATTCACaagaaaacatgcaaagatTAGAGGAATGTCTAAAAAGTGGAATAGAAATTTGGGtatcaaatatgtatttttcctctctgctaTCCTGTTAGTTGTCTCTCAACCCCTTGTATCTTGCAACCCATTGGGGGGTCGAGACCccaaggttgggaaccactgctctgAAATGCTttaaagaggaaagaaaaccaGCAATAAATGAGAGGTGCACTACAAATGAGTGCAATGAAAGTGTTCAATATAAAAAGCAATGAATTAACTATACAACAAGGTATCTACtatgtataataatatttattatcattttaaaaaaatggctAAACTGGctaaaacatgaacatctgtTTTCTCCCATCAGCCACGATGTAAAACAGAAAGCTTCTCTCCCCAGATCCCACTGTCAGATCCTCGCAACGGCATCCAGAGCTGCATGCCTTTCTTCCGCTCTGCTCCGAGCTGCGTCGAGCGAGTTCGCCCCCATCGCCACCGGGAGCAGCTCAACGCCATCACCTCCTTTGTGGATGCCAGTATGGTGTACGGCAGCTCCACCAGTCAGGCCTCGGCGCTGCGTAaccactcctctcctctgggCTTAATGGCCCTCAACTCACGGCACTCAGACCAGGAGCTGGCATACATGCCCTTCCTGCCTCGACTGCAGGCTCACCTGGACCCCTGTGGCCCTCGCAACTCCACCACTACAGGGCCGTCGGACCGATCCGCACCACAGGAGAACATCACATCCTGCTTCCAAGCTGGTGAGTGAATGTACTGAATTGTCCACTTTCTGCAGGCGACTTCAGTGGAGCTGTTGTTCATGATTAATGTTTTACAGGTGATTCAAGAGCCAATGAGCATCTGGGAATGATCGCACTGCACACACTCTTCCTGAGAGAGCACAACCGGCTGGTCAAAGAGCTACACCAGCTCAACCCTCACTGGAGCCCCGACACCCTCTATCAAGAGGCCCGCAAGATCATGGGAGCCATTCACCAGGTGTCGTCAGCAGTTTCAGCTTTTACTTCCACCTGCGAGATCATTCGCTGCACTCTGACCTGCTTCCTTTATCTTTTCAGATCCTAACATGGGAGCACTACCTGCCGCGGGTCCTCGGTGAGAGCGCCATGTCCCGTCTGATGCCTCCCTACCAGGGTTATGATCCTGACGTGGATCCCAGCATCGCTAATGCCTTCGCAGCTGCTGCGTTTCGTTTTGCCCATGTCACTGTGCAGCCAGTAGTATCCAGGCTGGGGCCGGGTTACATGGCTAACTCCCAGCATCCCTCGCTGCCTCTGCATCATTCACTGTTTGCCTCTTGGAGGGTTGTGCAGGAAGGTAAATTGTGATGCTGTAATTCATTAAATCACACGTGAGTCACtcagctttttgtgttttggtctttcattttctcctggTGTATTAATCAGGTGGTATCGACCCCGTGCTGCGCGGTCTGTTGCTGTCTCCTGCTAAGCTGCAGACTCCGGGCCAGATGATGGTGGAGGAGCTGACAGAGCGGCTGTTTCAGGCACAGGGAGGGATGCCTCTGGACCTTGGGGCCCTTAACCTCCAGAGGGGCCGGGATCATGGCCTGCCTGGTACCAGCTTCTTAACTCTGATGCACTGCAGAGTTACTGTATCACTTTACAGTGAAAGTCCTTAACTGACTGTCCACAAAGCTTGTTTCAACAGAtagattgtatttattttatcaacttCATTTGTTCAGATTGTTGTTAAATATGATTAGGGTTAAATTTGGTCACCTAACAGAAATGACCTGGAGCCTAGTATGTAAAACTTGACAATAGCTATATAAAAGAATTCattcactgcagacattttgactaaTCGTAGCAGGAAAGGTTCAGTTGTacctaataacattaatgatggttCCATTAAAGTGTTGCGTTCATGTCATTTCAGAGTGAATTATCAGTTTCTGACATGTAGTTATCCTCCAAATCCACTTATTTTAGCCAAATTCTATCATTCAAGATAATAAAATCCAAatctggagggaatctttaagtATACTCAAAAAAGTCAGCATGCATACTAAATCTGCTCGTCCCACAAGGCAATGCGCCCTTGAAATGGAAAAGCTTTTCTCAGCTTCAAAAACTTTCAAAAAATTATTTGCAGTTAGCAGTGAGACAGTCACAGAAATCtaggaaaacaaaacaccagcaTTAAATCTTTGAAAAACCATTTTGCTTTCCCTTTGTGTTTTAATTGGCAGTGTCATTACAAAGTTAtatgttgattgattgattataaCTTTTTATGGCAATTAGTATTTACATACTGTGTAAAACAAGTATGTAGTATGAAATGATACACAGTTAGTGTGTCAACATGCACAACGCCAGACCACTGGAACCTGAATACCTACTGCACAGTGAATGAAATGCAGCCACCATTAATGGTGTTTATGAGTCAgaatgtctgctgtaaaaaaagtCTGCTGACTTATAAATCGACTCCACATGTAGGAATGTGTGTTAATCTGCACTCTGGACACCCACTGGTGttgctgtaaatgtttgaaTCAAAGTCAGATGAGACAGAAACATGTCctgaaaaatcacaaaacccTGTATTTAATGCTCTTCCCTTAATCTCCCATTTCCTTTATCAGAACAGTACATTTCTGCCTTCTTCCTCATCTTATCCCACTAGGATACGGCTCATGGCGAAGATTCTGCGGCCTCTCCGTTCCCAACACAACATCAGAGCTGGCAGAAATCCTGGGTAACCGAACTTTGGCTCACAAATTCCAGCTCCTGTATGGGACGCCACACAACATCGACGTGTGGGTGGGAGGCATCTCTGAACCTGCTCTGCCCGGAGGCCGAGTCGGACCGCTGCTGTCCTGCCTGCTGGCGAGACAGTTCAGAGACCTGAGAGATGGGGACAGGTAAAACAAAATCCTCTGCTGATCTGATGTAACAACATAATTTAAGACTGAGCAGCAGAGAAATCCAAATTTTTGTCCCTCAAGGTTTTggtgggagagagaaggagtgtTCACCAGCACCCAGAGGAGACACCTCCACGCTGTCTCCCTGTCCCGCATCATCTGTGACAACAGCCACATCACCCATGTTCCTGCCGACGCCTTCTCACGCACTGAGAGCCCAGACGCCATGCTGGCCTGTTCCCACCCACTCATCCCCCACCTCGACCTCAGCCCCTGGGAAGAACCAGACACAGGTGAGAATCTGAAAAAggggacagaagaagaagaacatgtcgagttttatctgttttattttcacacacCTGTTTAAACGTCTGTCTCCCAGATCCCAACTGCGGTCCGATACCCAGGATTCAATCTGGCTACTCGCTGCTTTGCAACTCTGTGATTCTCTATCAGTGTCACTCTGGTTTCAAGCTGCTGGGCTCTTCGTCTGTCAGCTGTGATCCAGACAGTCAGCAGTGGAGCTCCGCACCCCCAACATGCCGAGGTACGAGGCCTTAACAACGGTCGGGTATTTCTCAACATCACGTCATGGTTTAGATTTACAAAAGTGACGTTCATCTTGATTGTTGATGTTGAGTCAgatgtgaaagtgttttttacCTCTTTTTGTCAAGAAACCAAAATATACCGGGGTGCAGTGAATGATGATTgtcattatcaatcaatctgttttttattttctcatttagtagttttgtatataaaatgtcagaaaatggtgaaatatcACAATCTTCTAAACCTTAAAcctcaaaacccaaagatatttagttcaCTATCACATGAGtcaaggaaaagcagcaaattgtcACAATGTAGAAGCTCAAACTAGAAAATGTAGAGAACcagttttgcttgaaaaattactcaAATATCCCTCAAtgtagattcattttctgtccacCAACCAATCAATTGGTAGTTCCAGCTCTGTGATATTTAACTGAGAGATAGtcaaaaatcctgaaaaaacaCCTGTCCCTACTGGATACAAAATGCATTTCATGATACAggtatctgtgttttttttgttgttgcagatATTAATGAATGTGAAGAACAGAATCCTTCTTGCCCACAAAACATGGAGTGCCTCAACTTGCCAGGTTCCTTTATTTGCTCAGGTCAGTTTATCCTTTTTTTAAGATTCACGTTACCTTGATTGAAGCACAAAGctgaaatatatcaacatgGACAAAATATCATAAATCTTTGTTTATGTGTACTGATCCAGAGCCCTCCTCGCTGTCCGCCGTGTCCATTGTCACTGCAGTGATAGTAGTGATCGGCGGTATGGCCGTGTTGGTGATGATCATGATCTGTTATCGAAGGTAAGTCACTGAAGGTAGAAATTAGTTTAATAGTGAAGGTGCCCCAAATCTGATAAGAATTACAGATTTAATGATTACTAAAGTCAAACATGTTCCGtgaaaaaacaatcaaagtAAATATCAAAGAAACATCTCAAACAGATACATAACAGTAGCTTTAAAGTGACATATGAATAACTGAATGTCTTTCTTGCAGATATTTCCCCAAGAAAGAAGAGTTAGTCAGTGCTGGATGTTGCCAGGGGAAAAGTTAATCAACCATCTAAATGAGTTTGGTCAATTATTGTTCTAATGTTCTTCTATGttatatgaaatgtgttttgaactgtctgtatgtgttgtAGAGTAATATTTTGTCTTGTTAATTTATAATAGATCCACATGACACTCATTATgaacaaatcaaaatgttttcttgagAAGTATCCCTGTTGTTGAACACAGATAACTAGACAGTGACTAACTATATAACTCATATCACTTCATGTTTAGTGCTCTGACTACACGTTATATCACTAACCAGTCTGACTGTGCTTATTCATTAACTACAAACCAAACTATTTCTTCTAGGTCTACTGTAATCTGTATGGCGAGGCAATGGAATCAGAAAAACAAGCTTACAAAGGTCTTTTCAATCAGGAAACCAAAATCTTACTGGAATGTCTGTtccaaaaacagattttcataCCATAAAGCCCCTCTGAGCGGGATATGGTCTCAGTATTTCCTCCCTGTGCCTGATTCCTGCTTACAAACCTGTTAGGCAACTGTGGGTGTGTAGCAGAGCGTTTGGTGTCGGGGTAACCAGGCGGTTCCTGGCAATGACCTTAATCGGTGACATTCCGTAAGTGAAACAGGTCTGTGTCATCCGGTTGTTCACTTGAGCTGAGATTAATTACCAGTGATGAGTCATTGTTCCCAAACTTCAGTCTCAACTTAACATAGACCCAACATTAGTCTGCTATCAGATTTTGTACAAACAAGGTTTATGAATCACGCACAGTACAAAGGTGATGTAGTCAGGCTACAATGCCTCATCTTTAATGGAGCGTTTACACTGGAAGACATTATCATCAGTACACTGAGGTTAGGAACCTCAAAGCCCTAAATAAGGCTAAGAAGCAGTTATTGCACTTTCTGACTCAATATTCTTCATTTTTACcttcaaaagatttttttttcctgtaaaaattggccattaataataataaatctataCTATGAGGTACGACAGCCAATATAATTGCATAATATGGCTATGAACTGCATTCATGCAAAGTCATTTATGgcttatactgtatgtacatactGTTGATTGCAGACGTGCAAAACTACAGTTGTGCATATTGCAATCATATCACATGTATTAAAGCTTGTTCATTTACCAGCTACATAGTAAAGCTGTTACTAATTCATTGACATTATATCTGATTATTAAGTACAGGCCAGGCTAACATGCAGCAGAAgctgcaggtgttttttttgttttttttaatacaaggCATCTAGAACAGGTAGTGCAAGAGTGCATCGACAAAATTAAGGCCATGCGGGGACAAAATGTCCTTGCTGTGGTGGTAAGTGATGCATAAGAAACAGATCACTGTTCGGTGAGATCTACATAGATTATTATCAATCTCACAATGAAACTATTACATATATACTTACTTATATAAGTATGTAATACTTGAGGTAAGAGACCAACTACACTCTGCAGGTTGCGGTCATCCTGTGCTCTGCTCATCTTTTCAACAGACTAATGCCTGAAACATGACACATACCATCTATTGTATTAGCATGAGAAGTTGTGTGTACTCCACCGGGGAGGTTCAGCGCTCACaagaataaaaactgaaacactTGCAATGAGAATATCTGGAGGACAGTGGTTAGTTACTTGGCCTGCAATACAacagaaaattatattttacaaatcTGGGAATAACAGCCTgtctaaaaataatttttacttCTTTCCTGCAGTATTGGTTTGACTCTAATTGCAAATTCAAAAGTGGCAGTTAATTATTTTCTGCTTCCCTTGTTGATTGACCTTTGCTGCAGCACTCATGTTGTACACCCTCTGCTACAAAAACTGATCCAAGACTTGTTTGTTACCACAGTTTAACCCAGACTTGTCTGAGTAAGTAAGATCCTGGGATCATGCTGTCCTGTTGGGTGTTTTAGTGAACTGTCGGGTCCTCTAGCCCTGGTCAGTGAAGTAGAAACCTAACTTGGCCACAGTCATTTCTCTGCGGAGACGCATCACCTCCCAGAACATCTGCTCCACTGGACGAGAGCACAGAGACAACAGAAGATACAACATTTCATTGGTTGAATAAACCTCCTGTTTAAAAGCAAACCAGACAAAAGCACAAGCacaaaaaattacataaaatttCTATATAATAGATGTCGGTGTTGACTTACCATCGTGTTTCACCAGACCCTGCTGGATGTAGCGGATATACGTAAAAAAATTGCAAACAGCCGTGATCTAGAAAGGTAAAATAAAGGACAAGGTCacattaagcaacatttgaCAACATTTAACAGTCGCAGCAGCAGTGTATCATGATAAAGGTTACAGAGATAAAGACAGTTACCCGTGCTCTGCTGGAAGGAGAGATGTAGTAGTAGCTCCCCTTGTCGCCAAGTTTAATGCGATGTCGGCAGAGCCGCGACACGCCGCTTAATGCACATTTTCTACAAGCAGAGAAAgatcagctgtaaaaaaaaaaaaaaaaaaaatgcacctaCAAGACATGGATACACacagtcattgttttatttcagcaaaCACTGGACATGAGTTACGTCCCTTCACTAATAACAATAAGACAAATCCCAACTTAGAACAAGgctaaacaagacaaaatacaTTCCAGACGAAAGCAAGCTccagaagagaaacagaagagaggTGCACGATCAGAGAAAGTTAGTCATCGGAAGAGGAAAAGGTTGTAGGTTAGATGAATATAAACAATGACACATGCAGAACCACATCTGGTTAATTTAAAGATTTGCTGACGGTTTTCCTCAACTGACTTTTTTAGACGTCTGGAAAGTCAGAATTAATTTCATGACACAGTAATTTGTGTTAGTGAAAAACTTAACAGGCGTTCGTTTCCTGAGGGGACTTACGTTTCTATTGCTGCCCTAAAGccactggaaaaacaaagattttcatCAGACAGGGATTAGAAATGTGCCCGTTGATTAAATCCCTCACAGATATACGATAAGAAAAGTAAATCATCAGGAGAGAAACCAAAACCAAATAAGAGTGAATTTTCAGTGTTGACCGGCTGTTGTTTAGCAGTGAAGGGTCAAAGAGAGGACAGCATGATAGTCATTACATAGACATGATAACTCACTTAGGGCCTCCGCACTCAATCGCTGAGGCTTTAACCATCGGTAATGCTGACATGGCCACAGGCTCGATAGTCAAAGAGTTGTTTTCCACCGCGCTCTGCACCAGCTGGGACAACTGTGGAGAGCAGCGACAATAAAATACCACACATGTAATGGTTTAATGGTTCTGCAAAGAAGCAGCGAGATTCTGACCTCAGATCTTGTGAAGGAGAGGCAGGGTCCAATATCTTCTCTGTAGATCCGACTCAGGAAGGCAGAGGAGCGGTCTAGACTCGGATGTTCCCTCCACATCAAAAACTCTGCATACAGAACTGAGTCcatctgcagagagaaacaatCTATCAGTCAATGAACTGATTGATTAATAAACCTAAAAAACATCTTCTGACGGAATGTTAATTGAAGTAAAAAACTTAATtgtcaaaaatgtgaaatattgcCTTTTGCTTCACAGCTCTATAAATTTAtaaaagtctacagccatgttagcagctctgtgaggctgtacgtaggcacagtggtgctttgagctaaatgcatCCAGAGCATGCTCACATTAAtgttagtttagcatgttagcatgctaacatttcttAAGTACTGTTGAGGTTGTCTGGACCACAGTGGTcgaccaaccaaccaaccaacaacccAAGAGCCATGGTGTGACTATGactaaaaataagaaaactgaGGACAGACATCAACAAGCAGTAGTAAAGTTTTagaaaaatcatcataaaatacagagaaatggATAAACAGTTTAGTTAGAAAAAGACACTTAAGGAGGCCTTGCTTTCAGTTTTCTCACTGCATTTGGCAGTTTTGTGCTCTTTGATTTTCTATAGTCTGAATATTCAAAATGACGACTCCCGGCTGCGGACTTTCAGCCACTTAAAGAGCAGGATCAAACTTTTCATCCAGTCATTGGTGCAAACAGCAAGTCAAAGGCCATAAGAATATGTGTTTGCTATTCTCCCATAAAAATGAGTTGTAGTTAAACATTAGAAGGATCAGCTCTTAACCAAACCAGTCAGGAGCcataaacattgtttttcactAATACAAAACTTTATTATAAAAAGCCTATAAACCCTGTAAACAGACTTGCCTCAGCAGTTTAAACATTATCATTTCCATCTAACAGCCACACTGAAAACAGAAGCAACACACTCAGTGTACACATACGTCTCCTCGGAAATACCGTGCTGTGTATCATTGTCACTTTGTGCTCTGGGgcaggaaaaacacaatcaTTGTCCTCTAAATGTGCACAATTACAGCAAACAGATCCATTTTCAAGAGGCTGAACCCTGCAAGACTTATCAGGCCTGGTCGAAGGGATGCAGTTAcctgtctgctgctgtcagaccCTTGCCCCTCCCCCTGCTCCTGCCAATAAGGGTCATAGGTCATACTGACAGCCTGGCCAGGAACCAGGCAGAGaatcagagagaggagagcaggaacagcaggctgagagagaggaacagacaccagagacagaggaggaacaAGTGAGGGAGATGTTAGTACTaagagaaagaacaaacaaGCAAAGAGGAAATGAATTTGCTGAAAACAAGACACAGACCACAGACGAGAAGAAGGAATAGAAGCAGAAATGCAAAAGTCTGAGGTTGTAGAAAAATACTCTGAGAAAAGAGACACAAGTATAAAACTTAATTCAGGTTACCTCTCGGTCTTCTTTGGCCACAGGCTGAACGGGAACTGAGGAGGGTTCAGGTTTTCCAGGTGAGGATGCGAAGGCACCGCTCGCGCTCTTGTTGCGGATGTGACCTCCGACATGTTTGTACGCTCCCCTGGTACCCGGAGACAGCAGCTGTGGATGCAGCTGGCGGTTCGGTGAAGAAGGCGTGGACGTCAACACTAGAGTCTTAAGAGCTGTAACTTCCGCTTGCAGAACATCAATCTGAGAGccagatgcagaaaaaaaaatgcagactTGGATTAGAGAAAGTGATGGAGGTCTGATGATGGGATGGAAACCAGTAACTTAGATAAAAGGCTATTTATGTATCTAAATAAAACTTACTTAAAATAGCAGCCTGTTTTTGGACACAATGTGATTCAGAAATAGTTCAGGTGCTACAAAAGGATTGTAACAAACAAACCGAACTTCACACACCTTCCCCTGAGCCTCCTTCAGCTGTTTCTCCGCTGCTGCTTGTTTGACATTTGCTTCACGAACCATCTTGTGAGCTTCCTGAATAttgaaacataaacacaaggTTAAAAcactctgttgttgttgttgttgttgaagatatctgtgaaaaaaaataattggtgATAAGAAGTAATTCCTCCTGGTGCTCCATTAGAGCATTATCTTGCATATTGTCTTATGATactataaaatatttatgtcaTATTCTCAATAAAgatattgtggaaaaaaaaacattcttgcaTTTTCAATCATGTTGCTAACAGCTAGTCTTTAACTTTGTCTGAAGTCTGGTGCTGAGCAGCTAGTGAACACCTGCCGACGAAGTTGATGAGTTTGTGGGCTGGATAGAGTTAaaacaattagttaattaatcagTTAGCTGACTGGCAGAAAATTAACCAACCAAAATTAGCCTATCATAAACCAATAGTATTATCAATTAACTGTTGATGTCAGATgtaaaaaaatgccaaacgttCTCTGGGTTTTAGCCAGTTGGTCAGACAACACTAGACATTTGAAGAACATCAGCCTGgaaaactgtgatggacatttttcactattttctgacatcttatagagtaaacaatgaattaattaattgactaGAAGATTACAATATTTAAGAATCTTGTATTCATCTGTGCAAGCTTACAGCACTGCTGCACTATTTGTCTAATTTTGTCCTCAGTTTTAACGGTgtatataatatacattttatacatctccaaagagctgctacgattagttgattaatcacttagtcaagcgacagaaaattaatcaccaattaTTTtggtaatcaattaatcatttggagccatttttaagaaaatggCTCCAAATGATAACCTCTTTgctggtaaactgaatatcttcgggttgtggactgttagtcggaacaaaacaagacatttgaggacgtcaccttggaaacagtgatcaacatttttcaccattttctgatattttatagtccaaacaaataatcaattaattgagaagattaatcgataatgaaaataatcgttagttgcagccctacatctCAATACATTTgataatttgtcttttttttgggggggggcaaattgctttttgcttttgtgtgtgtgaatatgagtgtgtgtgcttgttttatGGATCATCCATACTGTTTTACCTCATGTATTTTTTGTGCTGTTACCTTTTCTGTATGCACCTCTGACCAAATGAATTTCATCTTTtggataataaaataaaattttgataCCAGAACAAGAGGCTAAAACACTGAGAGCTGAGGAGAAGTAGCATGGGGATCATTCCCATTATAAGCagttatttgatccattgttaatataataaaatattgactAGTACAGATTTAAAACATTCCAGATGAATATTTTGTCTCTCTGTAGTGGAAAAGCTGAAACTTTGCAGTGTTAACCTTCCAGTAAATATGCTGTATTGCAATGCAAACTGTGAATTTGACGACTCATCACAGCATCACATCACTTGCGTCATCATCAGGgcctgatgtgcgtgccaaatttgcaGTACACTCAGAAGTCCTGCCTACCTCAAACAAACTGGCGGTCAGCTCTTCCAGCTCTTGCTCCAGCTGATTCCTGACCTGCGACAGACGTTCACATTCCTTGTCTTTTAGTTTCAGTTCCTGAAATGTGCAGGAGAAAAAGTCACGACAGCGTTTAACAAGGAAGGACGTTTGCAttgtcagcctttttttttctccaggtcACACAGtgctacgtgtgtgtgtgtgtgtgtgtgtgtgtgtgtgtgtgtgtgtgtgtgtgtcacgtTAGCATAAAGTAGGTTACACCTTCTTTGCAGCATCCAGCTGTTCCCTTAGGATCTCCGAGCCCTTCTCTCGGATTTCTTTTTCTCGGATTTCCAGAGAGGAGCTACGGAGCCGGGAGAGGTCACCATGGTCTCTGCCTGAGGTGGGCCCAGCCTggccccctccctccatcctggGCTCTGGCTCTGGATCCAGATCTACCAACCTTAACAGgatcacaaacaaaaatataatcaGTTTAGTTATCTTAATTTTAGTTATATAAattcatctccctctctctctacaaATATACTTACTTACAAATATACACGTTATGCAATAATCCTGTCAAGCTAAGAGGTTTGACCATGTAGTCACAATGTTCAGCCGGGAAgccttgttgcatgtcatcccccCTCTCTTTTCTATCTGCTCCCCACTGTACTCTCTAATAAAAGgcacaaacattaaaatcaatCTGACTGTACAGTAGGCCTATAGAACGTGAAACATGACTGGATGTCTGCTGGTACCAGCGGAGATCCCTCTGCTTTGAGAGATAAAGAAGTCTTTACTGCATTTGTCTGACGGCTGCAATAAGATTTGACATGCAAAACACGCCTTGTTGGAGT
Protein-coding regions in this window:
- the rab3il1 gene encoding guanine nucleotide exchange factor for Rab-3A isoform X4, which gives rise to MDAFEGIHSVQISSSPPSATSSSPGYEVLKAGRSGIAVYSSTVFFGTPGVLGQAAARHNKSSRETEEEGCAVGRLVDLDPEPEPRMEGGGQAGPTSGRDHGDLSRLRSSSLEIREKEIREKGSEILREQLDAAKKELKLKDKECERLSQVRNQLEQELEELTASLFEEAHKMVREANVKQAAAEKQLKEAQGKIDVLQAEVTALKTLVLTSTPSSPNRQLHPQLLSPGTRGAYKHVGGHIRNKSASGAFASSPGKPEPSSVPVQPVAKEDREMDSVLYAEFLMWREHPSLDRSSAFLSRIYREDIGPCLSFTRSELSQLVQSAVENNSLTIEPVAMSALPMVKASAIECGGPKKCALSGVSRLCRHRIKLGDKGSYYYISPSSRARITAVCNFFTYIRYIQQGLVKHDVEQMFWEVMRLRREMTVAKLGFYFTDQG
- the rab3il1 gene encoding guanine nucleotide exchange factor for Rab-3A isoform X1, giving the protein MDAFEGIHSVQISSSPPSATSSSPGYEVLKAGRSGIAVYSSTVFFGTPGVLGQAAARHNKSSRETEEEGCAVGRLVDLDPEPEPRMEGGGQAGPTSGRDHGDLSRLRSSSLEIREKEIREKGSEILREQLDAAKKELKLKDKECERLSQVRNQLEQELEELTASLFEEAHKMVREANVKQAAAEKQLKEAQGKIDVLQAEVTALKTLVLTSTPSSPNRQLHPQLLSPGTRGAYKHVGGHIRNKSASGAFASSPGKPEPSSVPVQPVAKEDREPAVPALLSLILCLVPGQAVSMTYDPYWQEQGEGQGSDSSRQMDSVLYAEFLMWREHPSLDRSSAFLSRIYREDIGPCLSFTRSELSQLVQSAVENNSLTIEPVAMSALPMVKASAIECGGPNGFRAAIETKCALSGVSRLCRHRIKLGDKGSYYYISPSSRARITAVCNFFTYIRYIQQGLVKHDVEQMFWEVMRLRREMTVAKLGFYFTDQG
- the rab3il1 gene encoding guanine nucleotide exchange factor for Rab-3A isoform X3, with translation MDAFEGIHSVQISSSPPSATSSSPGYEVLKAGRSGIAVYSSTVFFGTPGVLGQAAARHNKSSRETEEEGCAVGRLVDLDPEPEPRMEGGGQAGPTSGRDHGDLSRLRSSSLEIREKEIREKGSEILREQLDAAKKELKLKDKECERLSQVRNQLEQELEELTASLFEEAHKMVREANVKQAAAEKQLKEAQGKIDVLQAEVTALKTLVLTSTPSSPNRQLHPQLLSPGTRGAYKHVGGHIRNKSASGAFASSPGKPEPSSVPVQPVAKEDREMDSVLYAEFLMWREHPSLDRSSAFLSRIYREDIGPCLSFTRSELSQLVQSAVENNSLTIEPVAMSALPMVKASAIECGGPNGFRAAIETKCALSGVSRLCRHRIKLGDKGSYYYISPSSRARITAVCNFFTYIRYIQQGLVKHDVEQMFWEVMRLRREMTVAKLGFYFTDQG
- the rab3il1 gene encoding guanine nucleotide exchange factor for Rab-3A isoform X2, which produces MDAFEGIHSVQISSSPPSATSSSPGYEVLKAGRSGIAVYSSTVFFGTPGVLGQAAARHNKSSRETEEEGCAVGRLVDLDPEPEPRMEGGGQAGPTSGRDHGDLSRLRSSSLEIREKEIREKGSEILREQLDAAKKELKLKDKECERLSQVRNQLEQELEELTASLFEEAHKMVREANVKQAAAEKQLKEAQGKIDVLQAEVTALKTLVLTSTPSSPNRQLHPQLLSPGTRGAYKHVGGHIRNKSASGAFASSPGKPEPSSVPVQPVAKEDREPAVPALLSLILCLVPGQAVSMTYDPYWQEQGEGQGSDSSRQMDSVLYAEFLMWREHPSLDRSSAFLSRIYREDIGPCLSFTRSELSQLVQSAVENNSLTIEPVAMSALPMVKASAIECGGPKKCALSGVSRLCRHRIKLGDKGSYYYISPSSRARITAVCNFFTYIRYIQQGLVKHDVEQMFWEVMRLRREMTVAKLGFYFTDQG